A genomic stretch from Desulfonispora thiosulfatigenes DSM 11270 includes:
- a CDS encoding putative DNA-binding protein, translated as MTQIIEKRAFLCLLFDFYGALLTEKQKFVFDLYYHNDLSLVEIAQEENISRQAVYDILKRSENILYDYEDRLHLASKFIKTNDKLVNALNIINNIEQENNSDKLGKLKQIIHSVLKDG; from the coding sequence ATGACGCAGATAATTGAAAAAAGAGCTTTTTTATGTTTATTATTTGATTTTTATGGAGCACTATTAACAGAAAAGCAAAAATTTGTTTTCGATTTATATTACCATAATGATTTATCATTAGTTGAAATAGCGCAGGAAGAAAACATTTCTAGACAAGCAGTATATGATATTTTAAAAAGGTCAGAAAATATTTTATACGATTATGAGGATAGGTTACATTTAGCCAGTAAATTCATTAAAACAAATGACAAACTTGTGAATGCTTTAAATATAATTAATAACATCGAACAAGAAAATAATTCTGATAAATTAGGTAAACTAAAACAAATAATTCATTCAGTATTAAAAGATGGTTAA
- the rimM gene encoding ribosome maturation factor RimM (Essential for efficient processing of 16S rRNA) — MMIKIGQIIATHGIDGKLKIYPLTDNPKRFEDLEYVYLESKAGLDKVHIETINYHKNCLLIKFKEIDDVDKAKNLIKLYLVISEDMLVLLPEDQFFIFQIIGLNVYEDDNFLGRVTDVIETGSNDVYIVKKDKKEILIPALKTVVKKIDLEEKRMLVDLPEGLLD; from the coding sequence ATGATGATAAAAATAGGACAAATTATTGCAACACATGGTATTGATGGTAAATTGAAAATTTATCCATTAACTGATAATCCTAAGCGTTTTGAAGATTTAGAGTATGTATATTTAGAAAGTAAGGCCGGTTTAGATAAAGTACATATTGAAACTATAAATTATCATAAAAACTGTCTGTTAATTAAATTTAAAGAGATAGATGATGTTGATAAAGCTAAAAATTTGATTAAACTTTATCTAGTTATCTCTGAAGATATGTTAGTATTGCTTCCTGAAGATCAGTTTTTTATTTTTCAAATAATTGGATTAAATGTTTATGAAGATGACAATTTTCTAGGTAGAGTTACTGATGTAATCGAAACCGGTAGCAATGATGTTTATATTGTTAAAAAGGATAAAAAAGAAATTTTAATACCTGCTTTAAAAACAGTTGTAAAGAAAATAGATTTAGAAGAAAAAAGGATGCTGGTAGATTTACCTGAGGGACTCTTAGATTGA
- the trmD gene encoding tRNA (guanosine(37)-N1)-methyltransferase TrmD has translation MDIKILTIFPEMFTGPLTTSIIKKARDKEILKIKVINFRDYSENKHNTVDDYPFGGGAGMLLKPEPIVNALENNLDLENNNQEIILVTPQGKTFKQEDANLLATKKNLTFICGHYEGFDERIRSYVTKEYSLGDFVMTGGEIPAMAMVDAIARLIPGVIKEEDSFKDDSFFGGLLEYPQYTRPRVFRDIEVPEVLLSGNHEHIRKWRRKESLRRTYKRRPELLMNFQFTKEDKKFLEEIKKEEK, from the coding sequence ATGGATATAAAGATATTAACAATTTTTCCTGAAATGTTTACAGGTCCTCTGACCACCAGTATAATCAAAAAAGCTAGAGATAAAGAAATTTTAAAGATAAAAGTCATAAATTTTAGAGATTACTCTGAAAACAAGCATAATACAGTAGATGATTATCCTTTTGGTGGTGGAGCAGGAATGCTCCTTAAGCCTGAACCAATAGTTAACGCTTTAGAAAATAATTTAGACTTAGAGAATAATAATCAAGAAATTATCTTGGTAACACCTCAAGGAAAGACATTTAAACAAGAAGATGCAAACCTATTAGCCACAAAGAAGAATTTAACCTTTATTTGTGGCCATTATGAAGGCTTCGATGAACGTATTAGAAGTTATGTTACTAAGGAATATTCATTAGGGGATTTTGTTATGACAGGTGGAGAAATTCCCGCAATGGCGATGGTTGATGCGATTGCCCGTTTAATTCCTGGCGTTATTAAAGAAGAAGATTCTTTTAAAGATGATTCCTTTTTCGGGGGACTCCTAGAATATCCTCAATATACAAGACCTAGGGTTTTTAGAGATATTGAAGTACCTGAAGTTTTGCTTTCTGGTAATCATGAACATATTAGGAAGTGGCGAAGAAAAGAATCTTTAAGAAGAACTTATAAAAGAAGACCTGAACTTTTAATGAATTTTCAATTTACTAAAGAAGATAAAAAATTTTTAGAAGAAATAAAGAAAGAGGAAAAGTAG
- a CDS encoding APC family permease codes for MQENRSELTKNLSPVAIWSIALGTIIGFGAFVLPGEWLKLGGPGGILIGFTLGGLFMLVISRSYGFMVEKIPIAGGAAAYAYGVLGRPHAFIVGWGLVLAYGSIVPLNATALALVGKFVAPGLFSKVYLYNFAGWDIYLGEILLASALIIGFGILNYRGIKEVGNMQMAMIFLMVGTILIITAGALMYDGSTITNLKPFFAANKSIFASIGAVLAITPWAFCGFDTIPQSSEEFNFDHKETFRLLVFAILAGLLMYLAMCFSTAVVIPWQELINKDVPWYTGFTTETSLGMLGLICLVIAVTMGVGTGINGQLLSSTRILFSMGRAKILPEWFAKVNPKFGTPGNAIIFITVLSLFFPWIGRQVVLWIVNMAAVGNSLGYGYTCLAAWLLAKNYPHLTTKANKFWFFLGFAFSVILLILLIVPGMPAFLTPLEFTLLGFWILMGAVLYIYQSKRVNLTKDEQDQLMLGDIRIENLK; via the coding sequence ATGCAAGAAAATAGATCTGAATTAACGAAAAATCTATCACCTGTAGCTATTTGGTCAATTGCGTTAGGTACAATTATTGGGTTTGGTGCTTTTGTTTTACCAGGTGAATGGCTAAAACTAGGGGGTCCAGGAGGTATTTTAATTGGATTTACCCTTGGTGGACTGTTTATGCTTGTTATCAGTCGTAGTTATGGTTTTATGGTTGAAAAGATTCCTATAGCTGGAGGAGCAGCAGCTTATGCATATGGAGTATTAGGTAGACCACATGCTTTTATTGTTGGTTGGGGTCTAGTATTGGCCTATGGATCTATTGTTCCTTTAAATGCAACAGCTTTAGCACTAGTGGGTAAATTTGTGGCACCTGGTTTATTTTCCAAGGTTTATTTATATAATTTTGCAGGATGGGATATATATCTAGGGGAAATTTTATTAGCAAGTGCCTTAATTATTGGATTTGGAATACTTAATTATCGTGGAATAAAAGAAGTTGGTAATATGCAAATGGCGATGATTTTTTTAATGGTGGGCACGATATTAATTATAACAGCAGGAGCTTTAATGTATGATGGGTCAACTATTACCAATTTAAAGCCTTTCTTTGCAGCCAATAAAAGTATCTTTGCAAGTATTGGTGCAGTGTTAGCTATTACACCTTGGGCATTTTGCGGATTTGATACAATTCCACAATCATCAGAAGAATTTAACTTTGATCATAAAGAAACCTTTCGCTTATTAGTGTTTGCGATCCTAGCAGGGCTATTAATGTATCTTGCAATGTGTTTTTCAACAGCAGTAGTTATTCCGTGGCAGGAGTTAATTAATAAGGATGTGCCTTGGTATACAGGATTTACTACAGAAACGAGTTTAGGAATGTTAGGGTTAATTTGCCTAGTTATTGCAGTAACGATGGGAGTGGGAACAGGAATTAATGGTCAATTATTATCTAGTACACGTATTTTATTTAGTATGGGCAGAGCAAAAATTCTTCCAGAATGGTTTGCAAAGGTTAATCCAAAGTTTGGTACTCCAGGTAATGCCATAATATTCATAACTGTTCTTTCTTTATTCTTTCCATGGATCGGACGTCAAGTAGTGCTTTGGATAGTGAATATGGCAGCGGTAGGAAATTCATTGGGATATGGATATACCTGTTTAGCTGCTTGGTTACTTGCTAAAAACTACCCTCATCTTACGACAAAAGCAAATAAGTTTTGGTTTTTCTTAGGCTTTGCATTTTCAGTGATACTTTTAATATTACTAATTGTACCAGGGATGCCAGCCTTTTTAACACCGCTAGAATTCACTTTATTAGGGTTTTGGATATTAATGGGTGCAGTGCTATATATTTACCAATCTAAGAGAGTGAATTTAACAAAAGATGAGCAAGATCAGCTGATGCTCGGTGATATCAGAATCGAAAATTTAAAATAA
- a CDS encoding KH domain-containing protein produces the protein MKELVKHLAKSLVDYPENVETSENQGAKSVVIELKVDSRDMGKVIGKNGRIAKAIRTVVKAAAAREGKKVVVEIVQ, from the coding sequence TTGAAAGAGTTAGTAAAACACTTAGCTAAATCTTTAGTTGATTATCCTGAAAATGTAGAAACAAGTGAAAATCAGGGAGCAAAGTCTGTTGTTATCGAACTTAAAGTTGACTCTCGTGATATGGGAAAAGTTATTGGTAAGAATGGACGAATTGCTAAAGCTATTCGTACAGTAGTGAAAGCAGCTGCAGCTAGGGAAGGTAAAAAGGTTGTAGTAGAGATAGTACAATAG
- the ffh gene encoding signal recognition particle protein: MAFEGLGEKLQGVFKKLKGKGKISETDLKAALREVRVALLEADVNYKVVKNFINNINDRAVGQEVLESLTPGQQVVKIVNDELTSLMGGETSKLNMSSKPPTVIMMVGLQGSGKTTSTGKLSNYLKKQGRRPLLVACDIYRPAAIKQLQVLGEQLEMPVFSMGDKTNPVEIAKSALDHAMHYGNDVVLIDTAGRLHIDEELMEELVKVKKIVNPTEILLVVDAMTGQDAVNVAERFNELLDITGVVLTKLDGDTRGGAALSVKAVTGKPIKFVGMGEKLDALEPFHPDRMSSRILGMGDVLTLIEKAQEGFDEQKAKEMELKLKKAEFTLEDFLDQMQEMKKMGPLDQVMEMLPGMNKGKLKGLQLDEKEFDRARAIIQSMTLEERRKPSLINGSRRKRIAAGSGSKVQEVNRILKQFDQTQKLMKQFSGMSKSKKAKFKLPFM, encoded by the coding sequence TTGGCTTTTGAAGGATTAGGAGAAAAGCTGCAAGGAGTTTTCAAAAAATTAAAAGGCAAAGGCAAAATTTCAGAAACTGATTTAAAAGCTGCCCTAAGAGAAGTAAGGGTTGCCTTATTAGAAGCAGACGTAAACTATAAAGTTGTTAAAAATTTTATTAATAATATTAATGATCGTGCTGTTGGTCAAGAGGTTTTAGAAAGTTTAACTCCAGGACAACAGGTAGTCAAAATAGTTAACGATGAATTAACCTCATTAATGGGGGGAGAAACAAGTAAATTAAATATGTCCTCTAAACCTCCTACAGTAATTATGATGGTGGGTTTACAGGGTTCTGGTAAAACTACTTCTACAGGTAAATTATCGAATTACCTTAAAAAACAAGGCAGAAGACCTTTATTAGTAGCTTGTGACATTTATAGACCAGCAGCTATTAAACAATTACAAGTTTTAGGTGAACAATTAGAAATGCCTGTTTTTAGTATGGGAGATAAAACAAATCCGGTTGAAATAGCAAAATCTGCACTAGATCATGCCATGCACTATGGAAATGATGTAGTACTTATCGATACAGCAGGTAGACTTCATATTGATGAAGAGCTGATGGAAGAATTAGTAAAAGTTAAAAAAATAGTTAATCCTACAGAGATACTATTAGTAGTAGATGCTATGACTGGTCAAGATGCCGTCAATGTAGCTGAAAGATTTAATGAACTTTTAGATATCACAGGAGTAGTGTTAACTAAATTAGATGGTGATACCAGGGGCGGGGCAGCCCTTTCTGTTAAGGCTGTTACTGGTAAACCAATTAAATTTGTAGGTATGGGTGAAAAATTAGATGCTCTAGAACCTTTTCATCCAGATAGAATGTCTTCTCGTATTTTGGGTATGGGAGATGTTTTAACCTTAATTGAAAAGGCTCAAGAAGGTTTTGATGAACAAAAAGCAAAAGAAATGGAATTAAAGCTAAAAAAAGCTGAATTCACTCTGGAAGACTTTTTAGATCAAATGCAAGAAATGAAAAAAATGGGTCCTTTAGATCAAGTAATGGAAATGTTGCCTGGGATGAATAAAGGAAAACTCAAAGGACTTCAGTTAGATGAAAAAGAGTTTGATAGAGCTAGAGCAATTATTCAGTCTATGACTCTAGAAGAAAGAAGAAAACCTTCCTTAATTAATGGGAGTAGACGTAAAAGAATTGCAGCAGGTTCTGGATCAAAGGTACAAGAGGTTAACCGGATTTTAAAACAGTTTGATCAAACTCAAAAATTAATGAAACAATTTTCTGGAATGAGCAAAAGTAAAAAGGCTAAATTTAAATTGCCGTTTATGTAA
- the rplS gene encoding 50S ribosomal protein L19: MDIIKAIESEQLKKDVPEFRAGDTVRVDVKVVEGTRERIQAFEGVVIKVKGAGLTETFTVRRVAYGVAVERCFPIHSPRVDKITVLRRGRVRRAKLYYLRERSGKAARIKDLRR; encoded by the coding sequence ATGGATATTATTAAAGCAATAGAATCTGAACAGTTAAAGAAAGATGTTCCTGAGTTTAGAGCAGGAGATACTGTTAGAGTAGACGTTAAAGTAGTCGAAGGAACTAGAGAACGTATTCAGGCTTTTGAAGGTGTTGTAATTAAAGTAAAAGGCGCTGGATTAACAGAAACTTTCACTGTACGCCGTGTGGCTTATGGTGTTGCTGTAGAACGTTGTTTCCCTATACACTCTCCACGTGTTGACAAAATAACTGTTTTACGTAGAGGTCGTGTAAGAAGAGCAAAGTTATATTACTTAAGAGAAAGATCTGGTAAAGCAGCTAGAATTAAAGATTTACGTAGATAA
- the rpsP gene encoding 30S ribosomal protein S16, giving the protein MSTKIRLKRMGAKKNPFYRIVIADSRSPRDGRFIEEIGTYNPTKDPAIINVDAEKAQKWINEGAKPSDTVKALFKKAGVFNN; this is encoded by the coding sequence ATGTCAACTAAAATTAGACTTAAAAGAATGGGTGCAAAAAAGAATCCTTTTTATCGTATTGTAATCGCTGATTCTCGTTCTCCAAGAGACGGACGTTTCATTGAAGAAATAGGAACATATAACCCTACTAAAGATCCTGCTATTATTAATGTAGATGCAGAAAAAGCTCAAAAGTGGATAAATGAAGGTGCTAAGCCCTCTGATACAGTTAAAGCTTTATTTAAAAAAGCTGGAGTTTTTAATAACTAG
- a CDS encoding YlqD family protein, with amino-acid sequence MKELTVITKVVLKQIVTDNYKNKLILDLQNTIKNLDNEINLLSFKIKNVISDLSEQNHPRIDIVKEKLYNEQENKNVKRQEYIEKLKEISNLENKTEIVQGTINSPVTLQVGDNIDKLLTREIIIKDNVIIEIRQ; translated from the coding sequence ATGAAGGAATTAACTGTTATTACCAAAGTAGTGTTAAAACAAATTGTTACTGATAACTATAAAAATAAATTGATTTTGGATTTGCAAAATACAATTAAAAACTTAGATAATGAAATTAATTTACTTAGTTTCAAAATAAAGAATGTGATAAGTGACTTAAGTGAGCAGAACCATCCACGGATTGATATTGTAAAAGAAAAACTTTATAATGAACAAGAAAATAAGAATGTTAAAAGACAAGAATACATAGAAAAATTAAAAGAAATCAGTAATTTAGAAAATAAAACTGAAATAGTGCAAGGAACAATTAATAGTCCAGTAACTCTCCAAGTTGGAGATAATATAGATAAATTACTTACAAGAGAAATTATAATTAAAGATAATGTTATCATAGAAATAAGACAATAA
- a CDS encoding RNA methyltransferase has product MGRLFLGLVHYPVHNKNKEVIVTSITNLDIHDIARTCKTFNFEKYYIIHPLENQQKITKEIIDYWQTGYGGEYNPDRKMALENVTLTESIESAKAEILNKYPGELKVIVTDAKIYHNSINYKDLRNEIESTDINYLILFGTGWGITAEEMEKADFCLTPIYGVGEYNHLSVRSAVAIIIDRLCGEKWW; this is encoded by the coding sequence ATGGGGAGATTGTTTTTAGGATTAGTTCATTATCCTGTACATAATAAAAATAAAGAAGTAATTGTAACCTCTATAACAAACCTAGATATTCATGATATTGCTAGAACTTGTAAAACTTTTAATTTTGAAAAATACTATATTATTCATCCTTTAGAAAATCAACAAAAGATAACAAAGGAAATTATTGATTATTGGCAAACGGGATATGGCGGTGAATATAATCCTGATCGTAAAATGGCTTTAGAAAATGTTACTTTAACGGAAAGCATTGAAAGTGCGAAAGCTGAAATTCTAAATAAATATCCAGGCGAGCTAAAGGTTATTGTAACTGATGCTAAAATATATCACAATTCCATTAATTATAAAGATTTAAGAAATGAAATAGAAAGTACTGATATTAATTATTTAATACTATTTGGGACAGGTTGGGGAATCACAGCAGAAGAAATGGAAAAGGCAGATTTTTGTTTAACTCCTATTTATGGAGTAGGGGAGTATAATCATCTTTCTGTTAGAAGTGCAGTAGCGATAATTATAGATAGACTCTGTGGAGAAAAATGGTGGTAA